The proteins below are encoded in one region of Apium graveolens cultivar Ventura chromosome 4, ASM990537v1, whole genome shotgun sequence:
- the LOC141720141 gene encoding protein NRT1/ PTR FAMILY 5.10-like produces the protein MGVDTGITAAAAALDSPLLLISDDIVDGVVDYKNRPVERSTCGGWKSASFIIGVEVAERFAYYGISNNLITFLTGPLAQSTATAAANVNAWSGTASLLPLLAAFLADSFLGRYRTIIISSLIYILGLGLLTLSALFTSLTSTTSPPPIQIIFFFFSLYLVALAQGGHKPCVQAFGADQFDADHPEECKAKSSFFNWWYCCITGGSIVTLAILTYIQDNLGWVLGFGIPCIVMGFALVLYLLGTVTYRYSINDDEKSPFIRIGQVYVKAIRNWRITPLGLSIDEEARETLPQQSFQQFEFLNKALLSRNGQKEEANVCSMNDVEEAKSVLRLVPIWASCLVYAIVFAQSPTFFTKQGLTLNRSVGSSFEIPPAALQSFITLSIVIIIPIYDRVLVPCARAVSGKPSGITMLQRIGVGIAFSIISVVIAALVEMKRLQTARENGLVDKPDVTIPMDIWWLVPQYVIFGIADVFTMVGLQEFFYDQVPSELKSIGLALYLSIFGVGSFLSSFLISIIEKITGSNGQDSWFSDNLNRGHLDYFYWLLGGLSTMSAVLFLYFARTYVYKRRHTFGG, from the exons ATGGGTGTTGACACCGGAATCACAGCAGCAGCTGCTGCCTTAGACTCACCCCTGCTACTAATCTCCGACGATATCGTGGACGGCGTAGTTGACTACAAAAACCGTCCAGTTGAGCGATCTACATGTGGCGGATGGAAGTCAGCTTCATTCATCATTGGTGTTGAAGTTGCGGAGAGATTTGCGTATTACGGAATTAGTAACAATTTAATTACATTTCTCACTGGTCCTTTAGCACAATCCACGGCAACTGCTGCAGCCAATGTCAATGCTTGGTCTGGAACGGCTTCGCTTCTTCCGCTTCTTGCTGCTTTTCTTGCTGATTCCTTCCTCGGCCGATACCGCACTATTATTATTTCTTCTCTCATTTACATTCTG GGGCTTGGACTGTTAACGCTTTCAGCCTTATTCACTTCTTTGACTTCTACAACTTCTCCTCCACCCATccaaattattttctttttcttctctctATATCTAGTAGCACTGGCACAAGGAGGCCACAAACCTTGTGTTCAGGCTTTTGGTGCTGACCAGTTTGATGCCGATCATCCAGAGGAGTGCAAAGCCAAAAGCTCTTTCTTTAATTGGTGGTACTGTTGCATAACTGGCGGTAGTATTGTCACTCTTGCAATTTTAACGTATATACAAGATAACCTTGGCTGGGTGCTTGGATTTGGGATTCCTTGTATTGTCATGGGATTTGCTCTAGTCCTGTACTTGCTTGGGACAGTGACCTATCGATATAGTATCAATGATGATGAGAAAAGCCCTTTCATCAGAATTGGTCAAGTATATGTCAAAGCAATTAGGAATTGGAGAATCACCCCTTTGGGATTGTCCATTGACGAGGAAGCCCGGGAAACCTTACCTCAGCAGAGTTTTCAACAATTCGA attTCTTAACAAAGCTTTGCTCTCACGTAATGGTCAAAAGGAAGAAGCAAACGTATGTAGCATGAATGATGTTGAAGAGGCAAAATCAGTTCTGAGGCTGGTTCCTATATGGGCTTCATGTTTGGTATATGCCATCGTGTTTGCACAGTCACCCACTTTCTTCACTAAGCAAGGACTGACTTTGAACAGATCTGTCGGGTCAAGCTTTGAGATTCCTCCTGCCGCTTTGCAATCCTTTATCACGCTTTCCATCGTTATCATTATTCCCATCTATGACCGTGTTCTTGTTCCTTGTGCACGAGCTGTAAGCGGGAAACCCTCTGGCATAACAATGCTTCAAAGGATTGGAGTTGGCATAGCCTTCTCCATCATTTCTGTGGTTATTGCAGCTCTGGTAGAGATGAAAAGACTCCAAACTGCTCGTGAAAATGGGCTGGTTGATAAACCTGATGTTACCATTCCAATGGACATCTGGTGGCTGGTCCCACAGTATGTAATATTTGGGATTGCTGATGTGTTCACAATGGTTGGTCTGCAAGAATTCTTTTATGATCAAGTTCCCAGTGAACTGAAAAGTATAGGTCTTGCGCTCTACCTCAGTATATTTGGTGTCGGGAGCTTCCTTAGCAGCTTTCTCATTTCCATTATCGAAAAAATAACTGGTTCTAATGGTCAAGACAGTTGGTTCTCTGACAACTTAAATCGAGGACATCTGGATTACTTTTATTGGTTACTTGGGGGGCTTAGTACAATGTCAGCAGTATTGTTCTTGTATTTTGCAAGAACATATGTGTATAAACGTAGACATACTTTCGGAGGTTGA